A window of the Eulemur rufifrons isolate Redbay chromosome 6, OSU_ERuf_1, whole genome shotgun sequence genome harbors these coding sequences:
- the DDI1 gene encoding protein DDI1 homolog 1 codes for MLITVYCVRRDLSEAAFTLQVSPDFELRNFRVLCELESGIPADDMQVIHTEQLLTDDHRSLGSYGLKNGDVVVLLEKEHVGPRPPGRTPKQPRIDFSGIAVPGTSSSRQQQQQQQQQQQRPPAAQQSHGLAGGEQAAPAQGLDSPTLIRSMLLSNPHDLSLLKERNPRLAEALLSGNLETFSQVLMEQQRERTLREQERIRLYSADPFDLEAQAKIEEEIRQQNIEENMNIAMEEAPESFGQVAMLYINCKVNGHPLKAFVDSGAQMTIMSQACADRCNIMRLVDRRWAGVAKGVGTQRIIGRVHLAQIQIEGDFLQCSFSILEEQPMDMLLGLDMLKRHQCCIDLKKNVLVIGTTGTQTYFLPEGELPSCAKIVSGTGQEESSDNGAADAIKHSFMDSGRKKH; via the coding sequence ATGCTGATCACCGTGTACTGTGTGCGGAGGGACCTCTCCGAGGCAGCCTTCACCCTCCAGGTCAGCCCTGACTTTGAACTCCGCAACTTTCGGGTCCTCTGCGAGCTGGAGTCCGGAATCCCCGCTGACGACATGCAGGTCATCCACACGGAGCAACTCCTCACTGACGACCACCGCTCCCTGGGCTCCTATGGCCTCAAAAACGGCGATGTAGTTGTTTTACTTGAGAAGGAGCACGTGGGACCTCGGCCTCCAGGACGAACCCCGAAGCAGCCTAGGATAGATTTCAGTGGCATCGCTGTGCCCGGGACGTCGAGCTcccggcagcagcagcagcagcagcagcagcagcagcagcgcccCCCAGCAGCCCAGCAGTCCCACGGCCTGGCCGGCGGAGAGCAGGCGGCACCTGCTCAGGGTCTGGACAGCCCCACCCTGATCCGCAGCATGCTGCTGTCCAATCCACACGATCTGTCCCTGCTGAAGGAACGCAACCCCCGCTTGGCAGAAGCTCTGCTCAGCGGCAACCTTGAGACGTTTTCTCAGGTCCTGATGGAGCAGCAAAGGGAAAGGACtttgagagagcaagagaggatTCGCCTCTACTCTGCCGACCCATTTGATCTGGAAGCTCAGGccaaaatagaagaagaaatccGGCAACAAAACATTGAAGAAAACATGAACATAGCGATGGAAGAGGCTCCTGAGAGTTTCGGACAAGTGGCCATGCTCTACATTAACTGCAAAGTGAATGGACACCCTCTGAAGGCTTTTGTTGACTCGGGTGCCCAGATGACCATTATGAGCCAAGCTTGTGCCGACAGATGTAACATCATGAGGCTGGTGGATCGACGATGGGCTGGGGTTGCTAAAGGCGTGGGCACGCAGAGAATTATTGGCCGTGTTCATCTAGCTCAGATTCAAATTGAAGGTGATTTCTTACAATGCTCTTTCTCTATACTTGAAGAGCAGCCCATGGATATGCTTCTAGGCCTAGACATGCTCAAGAGACATCAATGTTGCATtgatttgaagaaaaatgtgCTGGTGATTGGCACCACTGGCACACAGACTTATTTTCTTCCCGAGGGAGAGTTGCCTTCATGTGCTAAGATAGTCAGTGGTACTGGGCAAGAGGAGTCTTCAGACAATGGAGCAGCAGATGCTATTAAACATTCATTCATGGATTCAGGACGGAAAAAGCATTGA